One window from the genome of Acuticoccus sp. I52.16.1 encodes:
- a CDS encoding acetyl/propionyl/methylcrotonyl-CoA carboxylase subunit alpha, which yields MFEKILIANRGEIACRVMATARRMGIATVAVYSDADREAMHVRMADEAVRIGPPPANRSYLLEDEIIAACEATGAEAVHPGYGFLSERASFCARLEASGVVFIGPKPRAIEAMGDKITSKKIAAEAGVSTVPGFMGLIDGADHAVKIAREIGYPVMIKASAGGGGKGMRVAYSDAEAREGFDLSKNEAASAFGDDRIFIEKFVEEPRHIEIQVLADAHGNAIYLNERECSIQRRNQKVIEEAPSAFLDAATRQAMGAQSVALARAVDYQSAGTVEFIVDRDRNFYFLEMNTRLQVEHPVTELITGVDLVEEMIRIAAGERLRLSQSDIGIHGWAIESRIYAEDPYRNFMPSTGRLVRYVAPAEGPTASGATIRNDTGVAEGAEISMFYDPMISKLCAWAPTREHATDAMADALDAFVLEGIGHNIPLLAAIYQHPRWRSGDISTRFIAEEYPDGFSGASADAATLRRLAAVAALVERASIRRPVGAATVGGLLNLAGAEGERVVVLGTGTHAVVLASDRDGTRVTVDGEDLGRVDFAYTRGALHAFARFGEAGSVVRVDTVAGGWRLRLRGLDLVARVHSPHVAELAAMMPEKIPADTSNLLLCPMPGVVVSLAVAEGDAVQEGQALAVVEAMKMQNVLRAQKAAQVKRIPVKVGESLALDALIMEFES from the coding sequence ATGTTCGAGAAGATCCTGATCGCCAACCGCGGCGAGATCGCCTGCCGCGTGATGGCCACCGCCCGCCGGATGGGCATCGCGACCGTCGCGGTCTACTCCGACGCCGACCGCGAGGCGATGCACGTCCGCATGGCCGACGAGGCGGTGCGGATCGGTCCACCCCCGGCGAACCGATCCTACCTTTTGGAGGACGAAATCATCGCCGCCTGCGAGGCGACCGGCGCCGAGGCCGTCCACCCCGGCTACGGCTTCCTGTCCGAACGCGCCTCCTTCTGCGCGAGACTGGAGGCGTCCGGCGTCGTCTTCATCGGCCCGAAGCCCCGCGCCATCGAAGCGATGGGCGACAAGATCACGTCCAAGAAGATCGCCGCCGAGGCGGGGGTGAGCACGGTGCCGGGCTTCATGGGCCTGATCGACGGCGCCGATCATGCGGTGAAGATCGCGAGAGAGATCGGCTACCCGGTGATGATCAAGGCCTCCGCCGGCGGCGGCGGCAAAGGCATGCGCGTCGCCTACTCGGACGCCGAGGCGCGCGAAGGGTTCGATCTGTCGAAGAACGAAGCCGCCTCGGCGTTCGGCGACGACCGCATCTTCATCGAGAAGTTCGTCGAGGAGCCGCGGCACATCGAGATCCAGGTGCTGGCGGACGCGCACGGGAATGCGATCTACCTCAACGAGCGCGAATGCTCGATCCAGCGGCGCAATCAGAAGGTCATCGAGGAGGCGCCGTCCGCCTTCCTCGACGCGGCGACCCGCCAGGCGATGGGTGCCCAGTCGGTCGCCCTCGCTCGCGCTGTGGACTACCAGAGCGCGGGTACCGTCGAATTCATCGTCGACCGGGATCGCAACTTCTATTTCCTCGAGATGAACACGCGCCTCCAGGTCGAGCACCCGGTGACCGAGCTCATCACCGGCGTCGATCTGGTGGAGGAGATGATCCGCATCGCCGCCGGGGAGCGGCTGCGCCTCTCGCAGTCCGACATCGGCATTCACGGCTGGGCGATCGAGAGCCGCATCTATGCGGAGGATCCGTACCGCAATTTCATGCCGTCCACGGGGCGGTTGGTGCGATACGTGGCGCCAGCCGAGGGACCGACCGCGAGCGGCGCCACGATCCGCAACGACACCGGCGTCGCCGAGGGCGCCGAGATCTCGATGTTCTACGACCCGATGATCTCCAAGCTCTGCGCCTGGGCGCCGACCCGCGAGCACGCCACCGACGCCATGGCCGACGCGCTCGATGCCTTCGTGCTGGAAGGGATCGGCCACAACATTCCGCTGCTTGCCGCAATCTACCAGCACCCGCGGTGGCGCTCCGGCGACATCTCGACCAGGTTCATCGCCGAGGAATATCCGGACGGCTTCAGCGGAGCGTCCGCGGACGCGGCGACGCTGCGCCGGCTCGCCGCCGTCGCGGCCCTCGTCGAGCGCGCCTCCATCCGGCGGCCCGTCGGCGCTGCGACCGTCGGCGGTCTCCTCAACCTCGCGGGGGCGGAGGGCGAGCGCGTCGTGGTGCTGGGGACGGGCACGCACGCGGTCGTACTGGCGAGCGATCGGGACGGAACCCGGGTGACGGTGGACGGGGAGGACCTCGGCCGCGTCGACTTCGCCTACACCCGCGGCGCGCTGCACGCGTTCGCGCGGTTCGGGGAGGCGGGGAGCGTCGTGCGCGTGGACACGGTGGCGGGGGGCTGGCGACTGCGCCTGCGGGGTCTCGACCTCGTGGCGCGGGTCCACTCGCCGCACGTCGCGGAGCTCGCCGCGATGATGCCGGAGAAGATCCCGGCCGACACCTCGAACCTGCTGCTGTGCCCGATGCCGGGCGTCGTCGTCTCCCTCGCGGTGGCGGAAGGCGATGCGGTTCAGGAGGGTCAGGCGCTCGCCGTGGTCGAGGCGATGAAGATGCAGAACGTGTTGCGCGCGCAGAAGGCGGCGCAGGTCAAGCGCATCCCCGTGAAGGTCGGCGAGAGCCTGGCCCTCGACGCCTTGATCATGGAGTTCGAGAGCTGA